In Aethina tumida isolate Nest 87 chromosome 2, icAetTumi1.1, whole genome shotgun sequence, the DNA window ACACCGCAGAATTAAaccttatttaatatacaaagatAAAATCTCCAAAGAACGCCAACTACTCCAAAGCACAAAAGACAGAGACCGAATCGATGGCACCGTAGAATGCATCCTTTGCGCCTGCTGTTCGACTTCCTGTCCGGAGTATTGGTGGCACGGCCACTCGAAAGACAAGAACGACTTCCTGGGTCCGGCGGCTCTTCTCAATGCCTACAGGTGGTTGTCGGATTCTAGAGATCAGGGCTATGACGAACGACTTAAGACTATGACGAATTACTTTAACGTTTATCGATGTCACACGATCAATAACTGCACCAGCTGTTGTCCCAAAGGACTTAATCCAGCCAAGGCGATAGCCAACATTCGGCTTATGATGAGCAGAATGAAGAGGAAGCGGAATCCGGAGATGTGTGGGACTGTTCCGGCTGAACCAAACAAGATGTGTGAGGTGCAATGTAAAGTAGAAaatgaagaataaatattgtacaattttatagaagcatttttacaattaaaagtttttttaaagtgtctcaaattattgtttcttattttatctttaatctAAGTTTTTTGGAGTGAATTATGGCATATTCATTGTGATCTCCTTAACATTCTGAATGTAGGATTTAGTTTAATTGgattttgataaaatgaaactaataaattaactagatTCATTATGTATTGTTTTTGGTAGCTGAGATGTCACTGAAGctaaaataatcatatatttgagtaaagataaaattgaaatttataatttcattattatttagctattatacatttacatttcaGGGGATAACTATTCGTCAAAGTCTTTCAAAAagtcatataatttaaatctaaacaaaACAGGATTAAAAGTGTTGGACcctctaattaatattaaaaaagaaattgacccaatattaatatttagagtgTCTTGTAGAGAAGGTATATATACATCTCCAATAGTAATCATTGTGCTTATTCTGAACTAGCTGCAACATAAAAAGCaagaaaaagaatttaaaattatgcaatCCTTTGTTCACAATTAAATGTTTCCTTTTCTCATAATTATTACCTTACCTAACAGACTAATTATAACCAATTTCTAACTAATTAAAGTAGATTGATTTCTCCATTTGTAATTCAACAGTTTGATTGCTTATTCTAAATCAGTAACGACTcatttataaatgatattaaaaccattaattCAGGTGTAGCATAATTGTAGTTTACTAAATTCACATAAATTGAGGTTGATGAATAACAGAAAACAACCGTTGATTACATCTTTCCATGCTGAAAGCTATATTTATCTGAAAGCATTTCCACTTCTGTTCAAAATTAGCCACTTATTAACATACGAAGCGGTTCACAGGAACAAAATAGATTCGTAGTAAAATGCAAACACGAAAttgactgaaaataatttaaaggtaaatatttttcatataaataagtatGTACGTAcccatattaaatatataacataagaTGGAAATATTCCTTGCGGTTCACATATTTTCTccaaactttaaatattatgtcactaaacatttttaaagtttaacttTTAGCTATTTCTGTGTAAAGTTGAAGGTTGTTATCGTATGAACAACGTTTAGTCATGAGACTTTTAAATCACTTCAATTTCAATGCAATGTTGTCTACAACAGGCACTGTCAGAAATAAATGTACGCACGAATAAGTAATTGAAAGCCATAGTAACGCACattctcttattttatttgtaataccaTACGGAATCGACAGATTTAAAGAAGCGGAATTCTGAGTGCACGAATCGATGGAGCCCCCAAATCATTcgcattgaaaatttaaccatCTGCGTAAgtaacatttcaatttattatttttatattgaaacgaACGTTTAAGTTCTCCCTGAGACGTAACCGGATAATTTGATTTTGCGTTTGAAAAGGGGGCGTCCAAGATTATGAATTAATCGTTgcttaatatcaatattgacGTTTCCAAATAGTTTCAAGCAATAAGAAGAGCATTCGAGCAAATAATTTGGTAATTTGTCTTGTCTCGAGATTGATTGGCTTAACGAACccgtacttaatttatttacgggcacacaattcaatataaactGACAGGGgagataattaagaaaaaaacctgtatttcattttgttcacaGTTGAAGTTAAGGTAATATAAAGCAATCAATAAAAGAATTgatggtcaaaatttgaaagCAAATATACGTCCaacaatgaagaaaatttatattttattttattaattttgtataatatcctttttattttaaaattttggaccATCTTCATAGACTCGaccattttccaaatatacgATAAGTTCATATTTCTTCAAGATTCTTGAATTGCTGCGACGAGTCTTTTAACCAATAcgtcacaattttaaatttgtgtttgggatcgtttttatgttgaaacctatttattaagaacatcATTTCCTCAATATTTGGAAGCAAATTggtgtttaatatatccctgttcacaaattaattaaaggggGGCTACACCAGAAGAACTGAAGCATCCCCATAACATAATAGAATCACCATCATATATTTCACTGTTGGTGTAACAAACTTCTTgtgtagttttattttgtaagatGTTAAAGCAAgaccataatttttttataaataaaatatagactcgtcactaaaaattaattatttctactaatttttttctttttcaataaatattcatagattTTCCTTACTTAAAACtgtatctatatttattaaaaaatatttaaaattatataagaaaagTAATATACATATgtcatttttgttgatttttaaaaatatttttgaactaacgaaataaataaatataaagcaatcaataaaaaaatgaatggaCAAAATTTGAGAGAAGACAGATGTCCAACaatgtagaaatttatattttattttatcaattttgtataatatcctttttgttttataattttggaccATCTCTATGGCATAGACTCGacaattttccaaatatacgATAAGTTCATATTTCTTCAAGATTCTTGAATTACTATGACGAGTCTTTTAACCAATAcgtcacaattttaaatttgtgtttgggatcgtttttatgttgaaacacatttattaagaacatCATTTCGTCAATAtttggaagcaaattgttgtttaatatatccctgttcacaaattaattaaaggggGGCTACACCAGAAGAACTGAAGCATCCCCATAACATAATAGAATCACCATCATATATTTCACTGTTGGTGTAACAAACTTCTTgtgtagttttattttgtaagatGTTAAAGCAAgaccataatttttttataaataaaatatagactcgtcactaaaaattaattatttctactaatttttttctttttcaataaatattcatagattTTCCTTACTTAAAACtgtatctatatttattaaaaaatatttaaaattatataagaaaagTAATATACATATgtcatttttgttgatttttaaaaatatttttgaactaacgaaataaataaatataaagcaatcaataaaaaaatgaatggaCAAAATTTGAGAGAAGACAGATGTCCAACaatgtagaaatttatattttattttatcaattttgtataatatcctttttgttttataattttggaccATCTCTATGGCATAGACTCGacaattttccaaatatacgATAAGTTCATATTTCTTCAAGATTCTTGAATTACTATGACGAGTCTTTTAACCAATAcgtcacaattttaaatttgtgtttgggatcgtttttatgttgaaacacatttattaagaacatCATTTCGTCAATAtttggaagcaaattgttgtttaatatatccctgttcacaaattaattaaaggggGGCTACACCAGAAGAACTGAAGCATCCCCATAACATAATAGAATCACCATCATATATTTCACTGTTGGTGTAACAAACTTCTTgtgtagttttattttgtaagatGTTAAAGCAAgaccataatttttttataaataaaatatagactcgtcactaaaaattaattatttctactaatttttttctttttcaataaatattcatagattTTCCTTACTTAAAACtgtatctatatttattaaaaaatatttaaaattatataagaaaagTAATATACATATgtcatttttgttgatttttaaaaatatttttgaactaacgaaataaataaatataaagcaatcaataaaaaaatgaatggaCAAAATTTGAGAGAAGACAGATGTCCAACaatgtagaaatttatattttattttatcaattttgtataatatcctttttgttttataattttggaccATCTCTATGGCATAGACTCGacaattttccaaatatacgATAAGTTCATATTTCTTCAAGATTCTTGAATTACTATGACGAGTCTTTTAACCAATAcgtcacaattttaaatttgtgtttgggatcgtttttatgttgaaacacatttattaagaacatCATTTCGTCAATAtttggaagcaaattgttgtttaatatatccctgttcacaaattaattaaaggggGGCTACACCAGAAGAACTGAAGCATCCCCATAACATAATAGAATCACCATCATATATTTCACTGTTGGTGTAACAAACTTCTTgtgtagttttattttgtaagatGTTAAAGCAAgaccataatttttttataaataaaatatagactcgtcactaaaaattaattatttctactaatttttttctttttcaataaatattcatagattTTCCTTACTTAAAACtgtatctatatttattaaaaaatatttaaaattatataagaaaagTAATATACATATgtcatttttgttgatttttaaaaatatttttgaactaacgaaataaataaatataaagcaatcaataaaaaaatgaatggaCAAAATTTGAGAGAAGACAGATGTCCAACaatgtagaaatttatattttattttatcaattttgtataatatcctttttgttttataattttggaccATCTCTATGGCATAGACTCGacaattttccaaatatacgATAAGTTCATATTTCTTCAAGATTCTTGAATTACTATGACGAGTCTTTTAACCAATAcgtcacaattttaaatttgtgtttgggatcgtttttatgttgaaacacatttattaagaacatCATTTCGTCAATAtttggaagcaaattgttgtttaatatatccctgttcacaaattaattaaaggggGGCTACACCAGAAGAACTGAAGCATCCCCATAACATAATAGAATCACCATCATATATTTCACTGTTGGTGTAACAAACTTCTTgtgtagttttattttgtaagatGTTAAAGCAAgaccataatttttttataaataaaatatagactcgtcactaaaaatgaattatttctatatttttttaacctttttcaataaatattcatagattTTCCGTACTTAAAACTGtacctttaatttattaaaaaatatttaaaataatataagaaaagtaacacacatatttcatttttgttagtttttaaaagtatttttgaaccaacgaaataatttaaaacaaatttcaac includes these proteins:
- the LOC109601813 gene encoding LOW QUALITY PROTEIN: succinate dehydrogenase [ubiquinone] iron-sulfur subunit, mitochondrial-like (The sequence of the model RefSeq protein was modified relative to this genomic sequence to represent the inferred CDS: inserted 1 base in 1 codon), whose product is PFKKLYILDLNKTGXKSVDTLIKIKKGIDPTLVFRVSCREGICGSCGMNIDGQNRLACLSTIKPKGVTKIYPLPHMYVIRELVVDFRHFTKQHRRIKPYLIYKDKISKERQLLQSTKDRDRIDGTVECILCACCSTSCPEYWWHGHSKDKNDFLGPAALLNAYRWLSDSRDQGYDERLKTMTNYFNVYRCHTINNCTSCCPKGLNPAKAIANIRLMMSRMKRKRNPEMCGTVPAEPNKMCEVQCKVENEE